One part of the Thermodesulfovibrio sp. 3462-1 genome encodes these proteins:
- a CDS encoding metallophosphoesterase, with amino-acid sequence MKFNFLQISDLHLGLKIKGIDRLNYCKQALLKAFKIIKEKQLDAMIVAGDFFENDKIYREDIEFLNEVFELIYPKPVIISPGNHDFLAPNCPYDEKLLNILRFKGWQENVKIFKKPTFSYFSFKNVNIYGKPCLSRQMRAFDKIEDINPSKINIAVIHASRINFNPEGKEIWHPFEDSDILKSGFDYIALGHYHNYSEIYDDSGIKAAYSGSMVPTSIYEYGKRGGLIVEIVKDSGKTKIETEFVGLSDFSIKKIEISASQNIEKVKNIISTEITESDAPQDTLFILKIKGMGDLNISYLKELFSEHKILFDISEFTKFDIERFERLKEISPETTIGLFINEMLKMRELAKDEEKQIIEDALIYGLDAFAGKTLIPKFYD; translated from the coding sequence ATGAAATTTAATTTTTTACAAATTTCTGACCTTCATTTAGGTTTAAAAATCAAGGGAATAGATAGACTTAACTATTGTAAACAAGCTCTTTTAAAAGCATTTAAAATCATTAAAGAAAAGCAGCTTGATGCCATGATAGTGGCAGGAGATTTTTTTGAAAATGATAAAATTTACAGGGAAGATATAGAGTTTTTAAACGAAGTTTTTGAATTAATCTATCCAAAACCTGTTATTATTTCACCTGGAAATCATGATTTTTTAGCACCTAATTGTCCATATGATGAAAAACTTCTTAATATACTCAGATTTAAAGGATGGCAAGAAAATGTGAAAATATTTAAAAAACCGACATTTTCATATTTCTCCTTTAAAAATGTAAATATTTATGGAAAACCCTGTCTTAGCAGACAAATGCGAGCTTTTGATAAAATCGAAGATATTAATCCATCAAAAATTAATATAGCAGTTATTCACGCATCAAGAATTAACTTTAATCCTGAAGGCAAAGAAATCTGGCATCCCTTTGAAGACAGTGATATTTTAAAATCAGGCTTTGATTACATTGCTTTAGGACATTATCATAATTACTCGGAAATCTATGATGACTCAGGAATAAAAGCAGCCTATTCAGGAAGTATGGTGCCAACTTCAATCTATGAATATGGTAAAAGGGGTGGACTGATTGTTGAAATTGTAAAAGACAGTGGTAAAACAAAAATTGAAACAGAATTTGTAGGGTTAAGTGATTTTTCCATCAAAAAAATTGAGATTTCAGCCTCTCAAAATATTGAAAAAGTCAAAAATATAATATCTACTGAAATCACAGAGAGTGATGCTCCTCAGGATACCCTTTTTATTTTAAAAATCAAAGGCATGGGAGATTTAAATATTAGCTATTTAAAAGAACTTTTTTCTGAACATAAAATTTTATTTGACATTTCTGAATTCACAAAATTTGATATTGAGAGATTTGAGAGATTAAAGGAAATCTCACCAGAAACAACGATTGGACTCTTTATTAATGAAATGCTCAAAATGAGAGAACTGGCAAAGGATGAGGAAAAACAAATTATTGAAGATGCTTTAATATACGGACTTGATGCTTTTGCCGGGAAAACATTAATACCAAAATTTTATGATTAA
- the cutA gene encoding divalent-cation tolerance protein CutA, with translation MDYMVIFITAPNEEEAVKIAKTLVEEKLAGCVNIIKNIRSIYSWQDKIEDEPEVLMIVKTRSELFEELEKRVKSLHSYTVPEIIGLKIKKGSESYLNWLSEVTK, from the coding sequence ATGGATTACATGGTGATTTTCATAACAGCACCTAATGAAGAGGAAGCAGTAAAAATAGCAAAAACTCTTGTTGAAGAAAAACTTGCAGGTTGCGTAAATATCATAAAAAATATTCGTTCCATTTATTCCTGGCAGGACAAAATTGAGGATGAGCCAGAAGTTCTGATGATAGTTAAAACACGCTCTGAGTTGTTTGAAGAGCTTGAAAAAAGAGTAAAATCACTTCATTCCTATACAGTGCCCGAGATTATAGGATTAAAAATTAAAAAAGGCAGTGAAAGCTATTTAAACTGGCTTAGTGAGGTTACAAAATGA
- a CDS encoding HU family DNA-binding protein, protein MTKAELVSKIAGKAELTKAEAAKALDATIDAIKEALKKGDKVTLVGFGSFYVSKRKARKGRNPRTGQEIKIPATKVPKFTAGKSLKEAVK, encoded by the coding sequence ATGACAAAGGCAGAATTAGTAAGCAAAATTGCAGGGAAGGCAGAGCTTACAAAGGCTGAGGCAGCGAAGGCACTGGATGCTACAATTGATGCGATTAAAGAAGCTCTCAAAAAAGGCGACAAGGTTACATTAGTAGGTTTTGGCAGCTTCTATGTTTCAAAGAGAAAGGCAAGAAAGGGAAGAAATCCAAGAACTGGACAGGAAATTAAGATTCCTGCAACAAAAGTTCCTAAATTTACAGCAGGAAAATCTTTGAAAGAAGCAGTAAAGTAA
- a CDS encoding small ribosomal subunit Rsm22 family protein, whose translation MKDWSEFLLKHIFREKIPPKQQLKNLILKASELFTFSDFKRPIDYMKNQDILKGYLAYFFPVNLSKVYGILKELFRHPSISHKKDLKIVDIGCGPCPAVLPVFKLFEQGIISAGYIRYEGVELEDQAMNFAKEMIERFKPYNLSVNYEFLKADASDVKTYVELKELKPDIMIFSNSMGELFDKQGISQEDFIKFIKYFIYRNENFTLIIIEPATKRSSMRLHKLRDSLIDELKLYPYSPCLNNLACSALKANNWCYEERRWIPPEYLSFLSAVGLQVNYLKFSYVILRKDGINIKDTFPEHEMVIKNTSHLLNEKGKSRLWGCWDGRLVDIERLKRDYIEDDCWLKIKKGCYFSFSEFIEVSEKKVRIPKNSKIEIFYCPEIVSFISL comes from the coding sequence GTGAAGGATTGGTCTGAGTTTCTTTTAAAACATATCTTCAGAGAAAAAATTCCTCCGAAACAGCAATTAAAAAATTTAATTCTAAAAGCTTCTGAGCTTTTTACTTTTTCAGATTTTAAAAGACCTATAGATTACATGAAAAATCAGGATATTTTAAAAGGCTATCTTGCCTATTTTTTCCCTGTAAATTTGTCAAAAGTATATGGAATTCTTAAGGAGCTTTTCAGGCATCCTTCAATTTCTCATAAAAAAGATTTAAAAATAGTTGACATTGGTTGTGGTCCCTGTCCAGCAGTTCTGCCAGTTTTTAAGCTATTTGAGCAAGGAATAATTTCAGCAGGCTATATCAGATATGAAGGTGTTGAATTAGAAGATCAGGCTATGAATTTTGCAAAGGAAATGATTGAGAGATTTAAACCATATAATTTGTCAGTAAATTATGAATTTTTAAAAGCTGATGCATCTGATGTAAAAACTTATGTTGAATTGAAAGAATTAAAACCTGACATAATGATTTTTTCAAATTCTATGGGAGAACTATTCGATAAACAAGGAATAAGCCAGGAGGACTTTATAAAATTCATAAAGTATTTTATTTATCGTAATGAAAATTTTACTCTAATTATTATTGAACCAGCAACTAAAAGAAGTTCTATGAGGCTTCATAAACTCAGAGATAGCCTGATTGATGAGCTTAAACTTTATCCTTACAGCCCTTGTCTGAATAATCTTGCATGTTCTGCTCTTAAAGCAAACAACTGGTGTTATGAAGAAAGGAGATGGATTCCTCCAGAATATCTTTCGTTTTTAAGCGCAGTGGGACTGCAGGTAAATTATCTTAAATTTAGCTATGTAATTTTAAGAAAAGATGGGATAAACATAAAAGATACTTTTCCAGAACATGAGATGGTTATAAAAAACACTTCCCATCTTCTCAATGAAAAAGGAAAAAGCAGATTATGGGGATGCTGGGATGGAAGACTTGTTGATATTGAGAGATTAAAAAGAGACTATATAGAAGATGATTGCTGGCTGAAAATTAAAAAAGGCTGCTATTTTTCTTTTTCTGAGTTTATTGAAGTCTCAGAAAAAAAAGTCCGCATTCCTAAAAATTCTAAAATAGAAATTTTTTACTGTCCTGAAATTGTATCTTTTATTTCCTTGTAG
- a CDS encoding GYD domain-containing protein yields the protein MPYYVILSTLTDEGRETLKERPERITEVNKEIEKMGVRLIAQYAVLGPYDFVNIIEAPDNITVMKMSVELGSRGTVQLMTMPAITVEELIKNLKT from the coding sequence ATGCCTTACTATGTTATTTTAAGCACTCTTACAGATGAAGGAAGAGAGACTTTAAAGGAAAGGCCTGAAAGAATTACTGAAGTCAACAAGGAGATTGAAAAAATGGGAGTCAGGCTAATTGCGCAGTATGCTGTTCTTGGACCCTATGATTTTGTAAACATTATTGAGGCTCCAGATAATATCACAGTGATGAAAATGTCTGTTGAACTTGGTTCAAGAGGCACAGTTCAACTCATGACAATGCCTGCCATTACAGTGGAAGAGTTGATTAAAAATTTGAAGACATAA
- a CDS encoding KaiC domain-containing protein: MKKETEITETLKEQKEYPEPVKKAIFTAKQALEKAPEIEGVSTGIEGLDKLFYIVTLKDGKLINQPLGGIPAYSVFNITGVSDTGKSLMVEQFAVEQARKGYKVAFITVEAPANFLVAGLRLRAQAMGYNFEKFEDNIILIDAASYGSLRENIPELLSTLAYVIQNYKVKFTVIDSVTGLFENKEMLARVVVRQIFNFLKKWYQTALLVSQKRSGHEELTAEAAGGYAVGHIVDGTMVLAKELVDSAYKMKLYKKEIGDIVRLFRIDGCRLSGHDTKTHFLEITETGLVKILEPIGR; encoded by the coding sequence ATGAAAAAGGAAACTGAAATTACAGAAACATTAAAAGAACAGAAAGAATATCCTGAGCCTGTTAAGAAGGCTATATTTACAGCTAAACAGGCACTTGAAAAAGCTCCAGAAATAGAAGGAGTCTCAACAGGAATTGAAGGGCTTGACAAGCTTTTTTATATAGTTACACTAAAAGATGGTAAGCTTATTAATCAGCCTCTTGGAGGAATTCCAGCCTACTCTGTTTTTAATATTACAGGAGTTTCAGACACAGGAAAATCATTAATGGTTGAACAATTTGCTGTAGAACAGGCAAGAAAGGGATATAAAGTAGCCTTTATAACTGTTGAGGCTCCTGCAAACTTTCTTGTTGCTGGGCTTAGGCTCAGAGCGCAGGCAATGGGATATAATTTTGAGAAATTTGAAGACAACATAATTTTGATTGATGCTGCTTCCTATGGAAGCTTAAGGGAAAATATTCCTGAACTTCTTTCCACTCTCGCCTATGTAATTCAGAACTATAAAGTTAAATTTACAGTGATTGATTCTGTTACAGGGCTTTTTGAAAATAAAGAAATGCTTGCAAGAGTTGTGGTAAGGCAAATTTTCAATTTTTTAAAAAAATGGTATCAAACAGCACTCCTTGTATCACAAAAAAGAAGCGGACACGAAGAACTTACTGCAGAGGCTGCAGGAGGATATGCTGTAGGACACATTGTTGATGGAACAATGGTTTTAGCTAAAGAACTGGTTGATTCTGCATACAAAATGAAACTTTATAAAAAAGAAATCGGTGATATTGTAAGACTTTTCAGAATTGATGGTTGTAGACTTTCAGGTCATGATACAAAAACGCATTTTCTTGAAATAACAGAAACAGGACTTGTAAAAATCCTTGAACCTATTGGGAGGTAA